The following are encoded together in the Adhaeribacter arboris genome:
- a CDS encoding Gfo/Idh/MocA family oxidoreductase, translated as MTLPEANSRRKFLKTSISALAGITIVPRHVLGGKGYLAPSDHLTKGIIGVGSMGRGHIPYAGTKVVAICDVEQNHIKIALDKIGSTVKTFSDYRELIQLPEVDIVHIATPPHWHGIMAADAARAGKDIWCEKPMTRTIGEGKRVVEAVQQHGRIFRLNTWFRFQDMFYGMRTPVKPIKKLVESGLLGWPLKVTVGATTGYDWKFYWVGKTNLDPMPVPATLDYDAWLGPAPYKPYNPHRVHQTFRGYWDYDGGGLGDMGQHYLDPIQYFLGKDDTSPVSVEVDAPQQHTDAVGTWRRITYTYADGCQIILDGEGKDTNAAYIEGPKGKLYPGFRSDIPELEKKLAAFPDPQPQVTDFVDAVKNRKKFALNEENGHRSCTIVNMGLAALKLGRSLKYDPVKQEFIDDEGANRLIDQPMRAPFVI; from the coding sequence ATGACTCTACCAGAAGCAAACTCCAGGCGGAAATTCCTTAAAACTTCCATTTCGGCCCTGGCCGGTATCACCATTGTTCCCCGTCATGTTTTAGGCGGTAAAGGGTATCTTGCTCCGAGCGATCACCTTACCAAAGGTATTATCGGGGTGGGTTCTATGGGCCGGGGCCATATTCCTTATGCCGGCACCAAGGTGGTAGCTATTTGCGACGTAGAGCAAAACCATATAAAAATTGCTTTAGATAAAATTGGCAGTACGGTTAAAACTTTTTCGGATTACCGCGAGCTGATTCAATTACCGGAAGTGGATATTGTGCATATTGCCACCCCACCGCATTGGCACGGCATTATGGCCGCCGACGCAGCCCGGGCTGGTAAAGATATCTGGTGCGAAAAACCCATGACCCGGACTATTGGCGAAGGCAAGCGAGTGGTAGAAGCGGTGCAGCAACACGGCCGAATTTTCCGGTTAAATACCTGGTTCCGGTTCCAGGATATGTTCTACGGCATGCGCACTCCGGTTAAACCCATCAAGAAATTAGTAGAAAGTGGTTTATTGGGCTGGCCTTTAAAAGTTACCGTTGGCGCTACCACCGGCTACGACTGGAAGTTCTACTGGGTAGGTAAAACAAACCTGGATCCTATGCCGGTACCGGCTACCCTGGATTACGATGCCTGGCTGGGACCGGCGCCTTACAAACCTTATAACCCGCACCGCGTGCACCAAACTTTCCGGGGATACTGGGACTATGATGGCGGCGGTTTAGGCGATATGGGCCAGCATTATTTAGACCCTATCCAGTATTTCCTGGGTAAGGATGATACTAGCCCGGTTTCGGTGGAGGTAGATGCACCCCAACAGCATACGGATGCCGTAGGTACCTGGCGCCGGATTACGTACACCTATGCCGATGGCTGCCAGATTATTTTAGACGGCGAAGGCAAAGACACGAATGCCGCTTACATTGAAGGCCCTAAAGGGAAACTGTATCCTGGTTTCCGGTCGGATATTCCGGAACTAGAGAAAAAACTTGCTGCTTTCCCGGACCCGCAACCGCAAGTAACGGATTTTGTAGATGCCGTTAAAAACCGGAAGAAGTTTGCCTTAAACGAAGAAAATGGTCACCGTTCCTGCACCATTGTCAACATGGGACTCGCCGCTTTAAAATTAGGCCGTTCGCTCAAATACGATCCGGTAAAACAAGAATTCATCGATGATGAAGGTGCCAACCGCCTCATTGACCAACCCATGCGCGCGCCATTTGTGATTTAA
- a CDS encoding IS110 family RNA-guided transposase, translated as MKADVLKHALGIDVAKATLAVCLGTLRQDLEKEFISIAEVANTSAGFQKITDWLTKLGVNKEKLVVVLEATGVYHEALAVYLHQKGFAISVMQSGRVKRYAQSLDQRSKTDALDSRMLAMLGCERKLTRWSPPDKTLRQLKALSRERSSLLKQKNGEKNRLHAVETAAYSNKKEVKRYTRRLKMLEEQLLEVEQEMRELVATDEELAQKMDYLESIPGVSFLSAATVVGETCGFNEISSAKQLTSYAGYDVVLKESGNFRGSTKISKKGNKHIRSMLHMPSMTAIRVNPTLKVFYQRLRPKKAKPIVALVAVQRKLLLLMYSLYQKNQYYNPEFEQKNSKNLSPCCIG; from the coding sequence ATGAAAGCAGATGTATTAAAACACGCCCTGGGCATTGATGTGGCCAAAGCCACCTTAGCCGTTTGCCTGGGCACCTTACGGCAGGACCTAGAAAAGGAATTTATTTCTATTGCTGAGGTCGCTAATACCTCTGCCGGATTTCAGAAAATAACCGACTGGCTAACCAAGCTGGGGGTTAACAAAGAAAAACTAGTCGTGGTGCTGGAAGCAACTGGCGTATATCACGAGGCATTGGCCGTCTACCTGCACCAGAAAGGGTTTGCCATCAGTGTGATGCAATCAGGCCGGGTAAAACGTTATGCCCAGAGCCTGGATCAGCGCTCTAAAACGGATGCCTTGGACAGCCGGATGCTAGCCATGCTGGGCTGCGAGCGCAAACTCACCCGTTGGTCTCCACCCGATAAAACCCTGCGCCAGTTAAAAGCCTTAAGCCGCGAGCGATCATCTTTATTAAAGCAGAAGAATGGGGAGAAAAACCGGCTACACGCCGTAGAAACGGCCGCTTACAGTAATAAAAAAGAAGTAAAAAGGTATACCAGGCGTTTAAAAATGCTGGAGGAGCAGTTGTTAGAAGTGGAGCAGGAAATGCGGGAGTTGGTAGCCACCGATGAAGAGCTGGCCCAAAAGATGGATTATCTGGAAAGCATTCCGGGCGTCTCTTTTCTTTCAGCGGCAACGGTAGTGGGAGAAACTTGCGGGTTTAATGAAATAAGCTCCGCCAAGCAATTGACCAGCTATGCGGGTTACGATGTGGTACTCAAGGAATCGGGCAACTTCCGGGGCAGCACCAAAATCAGCAAGAAAGGCAACAAGCATATCCGGAGCATGCTGCACATGCCCTCCATGACGGCCATACGCGTGAATCCAACCTTGAAAGTATTTTACCAACGCCTTCGACCAAAGAAAGCCAAACCGATTGTAGCTCTAGTAGCCGTCCAGCGAAAATTGTTGCTCTTGATGTATAGCCTTTACCAGAAAAATCAATATTATAACCCAGAGTTCGAACAAAAAAACAGCAAGAACCTAAGCCCTTGCTGCATAGGATAA
- a CDS encoding tellurite resistance TerB family protein, whose amino-acid sequence MGLFDIVLNPTQPPIIYTPKSEPEAWLAIMFSCMAVDEDISEAETNKLSQIMVAKTLFQNIDKVALYEKVMNLQLQLGSKELIDRSVEKVAEENKPTLFALIVELLLADGILADKEKEITDYLASALDLEEHLATKIIQVILIKNKDNIQL is encoded by the coding sequence ATGGGACTTTTTGATATTGTATTAAACCCAACTCAACCGCCAATCATCTATACTCCCAAGTCTGAACCCGAAGCCTGGTTAGCCATTATGTTTAGCTGCATGGCAGTAGATGAAGATATTTCTGAGGCCGAGACGAATAAACTTTCTCAGATAATGGTGGCTAAAACTCTTTTCCAGAACATAGACAAAGTAGCGCTGTACGAAAAGGTTATGAACCTGCAATTGCAACTGGGCAGTAAAGAACTTATCGATCGAAGCGTAGAAAAAGTGGCGGAGGAAAATAAACCTACCTTATTTGCTCTTATCGTAGAGTTATTGTTAGCCGATGGCATCTTGGCCGATAAAGAAAAGGAAATTACCGACTACCTGGCCAGCGCTTTGGATTTAGAGGAACACCTGGCGACAAAAATTATCCAGGTAATTTTGATAAAAAACAAAGATAATATTCAACTCTGA
- a CDS encoding SDR family oxidoreductase encodes MKENEENQSAMQNPQEQYPQPPFSEKEQSVPGTEAEMQTKPDHGEDSYQGCGKLTGRKAIITGGDSGIGRAVAIAFAREGADVLISYLNEDEDARETAKYVEAAGRKAVLVPGDISEETHCKHVVQRAVEELGGLDILVNNAAFQMERESLQEISTEEWDRTFKTNIYSMFYLCKAAEPYLKPGSTVVNTTSVNAYKAPPKLIPYSATKAAIQNFTASTAQLWADKGIRVNCVAPGPIWTPLIPATMSPDHVKNFGESVPLKRAGQPAELAPIFVLLASQDSSYMTGSTVQVTGGYPTI; translated from the coding sequence ATGAAAGAAAACGAGGAAAACCAATCTGCTATGCAAAACCCCCAGGAGCAGTATCCGCAACCACCTTTCTCGGAGAAAGAACAATCTGTACCCGGTACCGAGGCCGAAATGCAAACCAAGCCCGATCACGGCGAAGACTCTTATCAGGGATGCGGAAAACTGACCGGGCGAAAAGCAATTATTACGGGCGGAGATTCGGGAATTGGGCGGGCGGTTGCGATAGCTTTTGCCCGCGAAGGAGCAGATGTACTCATTTCTTATTTGAACGAAGACGAAGACGCCCGGGAAACGGCTAAATACGTGGAAGCGGCTGGCCGCAAAGCCGTTTTGGTACCCGGTGATATTAGCGAAGAAACCCATTGTAAACACGTCGTTCAACGCGCAGTAGAAGAACTCGGCGGACTCGACATACTGGTAAATAATGCGGCTTTCCAGATGGAACGGGAAAGCTTGCAGGAAATTTCAACCGAAGAATGGGACCGGACGTTTAAAACCAATATTTATTCGATGTTTTATTTGTGCAAGGCCGCCGAACCGTACCTGAAACCGGGGAGCACCGTCGTTAATACTACTTCCGTTAATGCTTACAAAGCTCCTCCTAAATTAATACCGTATTCGGCAACGAAAGCGGCTATTCAAAATTTTACGGCTAGTACGGCCCAGCTTTGGGCAGATAAAGGTATCCGGGTAAATTGCGTAGCTCCCGGTCCTATCTGGACGCCCCTTATTCCTGCTACTATGTCGCCGGACCATGTTAAAAACTTTGGCGAAAGTGTACCCCTGAAACGGGCCGGTCAGCCGGCGGAACTGGCGCCCATTTTTGTTTTATTAGCTTCACAAGACTCTAGTTACATGACGGGCTCTACGGTGCAAGTAACGGGTGGTTATCCAACTATCTAA
- a CDS encoding DUF1080 domain-containing protein produces MRTFIFDFTPSLYMKKLSLIFLSFLLVSGSLKAQTKVDNRTISTRIADVLAQFPAQDAQQLATNMNEVGALGEAGLVEIAKMLVPPGQGDNSKIQYALGGFSYYVTQGNRENLRAMAANAYVKALDQVTDPINKTFLIFQLQMVGKDEAVAALIKNLGNDQVCGPAARALVKINTASAKTALLNALSQSQGTCQMSLVEALGDSRDAAAVSAISKLVSSSDPKMKKVALFALANIGDPAAEPVLAAEAEKAGFAYQNANATAAYLRWAETMLAAGNKSQVEKMAQTLLSKTTQDNQVPTRIAALKFLVRIQGEQSLPLLLTAANDNNQAYRVAALTQATEFKTGTSEWLTALKKAKPAAKADIINFFGIRQDAAALPALLKAVKNKKQDVKVAAIIAAGKVGQEAALPAIIKAMRKGDSTVVQTAQTAILTMKGTNVVPQVSQALPKMKEPARAALLEVLGSRKASEQINVVLAQAKSKNPEVELAALTALKDMATQENLTSLYPLLLAADRPEEVTVMQEAIYNAVKGESDKAKQTDIILQQMAQAPADKKLLYYSVLSKIGGKKALQTVVTNFKSGNDETKKAAFAALGNWTDFSAATEIFNIAQSDPNSSYFDQALRGYVRQVSTAKFPAEQKLLLLTKVMDIAKTSDQKTVILREVGKSPTYLSLLLAGKYLDDPALNQVAADAVTNIALNNKNIFGQDVRDLLNKAMSAMQGAEVEYTKANIRKLLDEMPKEPGFVSMFNGTDLTGWKGLVADPIKRSKMDAKTLAAAQQKADEQMRQDWQVKNGEIVFVGKGFDNLTTVKKYADFEMLVDWKIYDDGKKEGDAGIYLRGTPQVQMWDTARVKDGAQVGSGGLYNNKVNPSKPLKVADNPLGEWNNFRILMQGDRVTVYLNGELVTDNVILENYWDAKLPIFPQEQIELQAHGSPVGYRNLYIREIPRPKPYQLSAAEEKEGYKILFDGTNMHEWQGNTIDYTIDAGTMLVSPKPGSRGNLYTKDQYSDFVFRFEFQLTPGANNGLGIRAPLEGDAAYTGIELQILDNEADIYKALQPYQYHGSAYGILPAKRGYLKPIGEWNYQEVMVKGPKIKVILNGTTILDGDLTEARKNGTADHKDHPGINRDSGYIGFLGHGSTLAFRNIRIKDLSKKLAVK; encoded by the coding sequence ATGCGAACATTTATTTTTGATTTTACCCCTTCGTTATACATGAAAAAACTTTCCTTAATATTTCTTTCTTTTCTATTAGTTTCGGGCAGTTTAAAAGCCCAGACTAAAGTCGATAACCGGACTATTTCTACCCGCATTGCCGATGTTTTGGCGCAGTTCCCGGCCCAAGATGCCCAGCAATTAGCTACCAACATGAACGAGGTGGGTGCCTTGGGAGAAGCCGGCTTAGTAGAAATAGCTAAAATGCTGGTTCCCCCTGGTCAAGGGGATAATTCTAAAATACAATATGCTTTAGGCGGTTTTTCTTATTATGTAACACAGGGCAACCGCGAAAATCTACGAGCCATGGCGGCCAATGCCTACGTGAAAGCTTTGGACCAGGTAACCGATCCGATCAATAAAACTTTTTTAATTTTTCAGCTGCAAATGGTCGGTAAAGACGAAGCCGTAGCAGCTCTAATTAAAAACTTGGGAAACGATCAGGTTTGTGGTCCGGCTGCCCGGGCGCTGGTTAAAATAAATACCGCATCGGCCAAAACAGCTTTATTAAATGCCTTGTCCCAATCTCAAGGAACTTGCCAAATGTCGTTAGTAGAGGCGTTAGGTGATTCGCGCGATGCGGCCGCTGTATCGGCTATCAGTAAATTAGTTAGCAGCAGCGATCCGAAAATGAAAAAAGTGGCGCTTTTTGCCTTAGCTAACATTGGGGACCCTGCCGCCGAACCGGTATTAGCCGCCGAAGCCGAAAAAGCAGGTTTTGCTTACCAGAATGCCAATGCCACGGCCGCTTATCTGCGTTGGGCCGAAACCATGCTCGCCGCCGGCAATAAAAGCCAGGTAGAGAAAATGGCGCAAACTTTATTAAGCAAAACTACTCAGGATAACCAGGTTCCTACCCGCATTGCGGCTTTAAAATTTTTGGTCAGAATTCAGGGAGAGCAGAGTTTACCTTTATTGTTAACCGCCGCGAACGATAATAATCAAGCCTACCGGGTAGCAGCCTTAACCCAAGCGACCGAATTTAAAACCGGCACCTCGGAGTGGTTAACTGCCCTGAAAAAAGCTAAACCAGCCGCCAAAGCAGATATTATTAATTTTTTTGGTATCCGTCAGGATGCGGCGGCTTTACCGGCCTTGCTTAAAGCCGTAAAAAATAAAAAACAAGATGTTAAAGTAGCCGCCATAATTGCCGCCGGAAAAGTAGGTCAGGAAGCCGCTTTGCCAGCTATTATAAAAGCCATGCGCAAAGGAGATTCTACGGTGGTGCAGACAGCCCAAACGGCAATTCTCACCATGAAAGGTACCAATGTAGTGCCACAGGTAAGCCAAGCCTTGCCAAAGATGAAAGAACCTGCCCGGGCAGCCTTATTAGAAGTTTTAGGATCGCGAAAAGCTTCCGAGCAAATTAATGTGGTACTGGCTCAGGCTAAAAGCAAAAATCCGGAAGTAGAGTTAGCGGCCTTAACCGCCTTAAAAGATATGGCTACCCAGGAGAATTTAACCTCTTTGTATCCCTTGTTATTAGCTGCTGACCGGCCGGAAGAAGTAACCGTTATGCAGGAGGCCATTTACAACGCCGTAAAAGGTGAAAGCGATAAAGCCAAGCAGACCGATATTATCCTGCAGCAAATGGCGCAGGCGCCCGCCGATAAAAAATTATTGTATTATTCGGTTTTAAGCAAAATTGGTGGTAAAAAAGCCCTACAAACCGTAGTTACTAACTTTAAATCCGGGAACGATGAAACCAAGAAAGCCGCTTTTGCCGCTTTAGGCAACTGGACGGATTTTAGCGCGGCCACTGAAATCTTTAATATTGCGCAATCTGATCCAAATTCATCTTATTTTGACCAGGCTTTGCGGGGATATGTTCGTCAGGTAAGTACAGCTAAATTCCCGGCAGAGCAAAAATTATTGCTGTTAACCAAAGTAATGGATATTGCCAAAACCAGCGATCAAAAAACCGTTATCCTGCGCGAAGTAGGTAAAAGCCCAACTTATTTATCGTTGTTACTAGCCGGTAAATATTTAGACGATCCGGCTTTAAACCAGGTAGCCGCCGATGCTGTTACCAACATTGCTTTAAATAACAAAAACATTTTCGGGCAGGATGTACGCGATTTGCTGAACAAAGCAATGAGTGCCATGCAAGGCGCCGAAGTAGAATATACCAAAGCAAACATCCGCAAGTTACTCGACGAAATGCCCAAAGAACCCGGTTTTGTATCTATGTTTAACGGCACAGATTTAACTGGCTGGAAAGGTTTAGTAGCTGACCCTATTAAGCGGTCGAAAATGGATGCGAAGACTTTGGCCGCCGCCCAACAAAAAGCCGATGAGCAAATGCGGCAAGATTGGCAGGTTAAGAACGGCGAAATTGTATTTGTTGGAAAAGGGTTTGATAACCTGACTACCGTAAAAAAATACGCTGATTTTGAAATGCTAGTGGATTGGAAAATCTACGACGACGGGAAAAAAGAAGGCGATGCCGGTATTTACCTACGCGGTACTCCGCAAGTGCAGATGTGGGACACGGCCCGCGTGAAAGACGGCGCTCAGGTAGGTTCCGGGGGTTTGTACAACAATAAGGTAAATCCTAGTAAGCCATTGAAAGTAGCGGATAATCCTTTGGGCGAATGGAATAACTTTCGGATTCTGATGCAAGGAGATCGGGTAACCGTTTACCTGAATGGCGAACTGGTAACCGATAACGTAATTTTGGAAAATTATTGGGATGCCAAGCTGCCGATATTCCCCCAAGAACAAATTGAACTGCAGGCGCACGGTTCACCAGTTGGTTACCGCAACCTATATATCCGGGAAATTCCTCGCCCCAAACCTTACCAGCTGAGTGCAGCTGAAGAAAAAGAAGGGTATAAAATTTTGTTTGATGGCACCAACATGCACGAGTGGCAAGGCAATACCATTGATTACACCATTGATGCAGGCACTATGTTGGTTTCACCGAAGCCAGGCAGCCGGGGAAATTTATACACGAAAGATCAATACAGCGACTTTGTTTTCCGGTTTGAGTTCCAATTAACTCCTGGAGCTAATAATGGATTAGGAATTAGAGCGCCTTTAGAAGGCGATGCCGCCTACACCGGTATCGAATTACAAATCTTAGACAACGAAGCGGATATTTACAAAGCTTTACAACCTTACCAATACCACGGCTCGGCCTACGGTATTTTGCCCGCTAAACGCGGGTACCTAAAGCCAATAGGCGAGTGGAACTACCAGGAAGTAATGGTAAAGGGTCCGAAAATAAAAGTAATTCTAAACGGTACTACCATCTTAGATGGCGACCTAACCGAAGCCCGCAAAAACGGCACCGCCGATCATAAAGATCATCCGGGCATCAATCGCGACTCAGGTTATATTGGTTTTCTGGGCCATGGCTCTACTTTAGCTTTCCGGAACATCCGGATTAAAGATTTAAGCAAGAAATTAGCCGTTAAATAA
- a CDS encoding LacI family DNA-binding transcriptional regulator — MEKVTIKKLAEELNLSASTISRALQDSYQIGSQTKQRVLERAAQLNYVPNYHASGLRKKVSKTIAVVIPEVADSFFAQAINGIEAVAQDSGFHVLIYLTHESSAKEQAILKEFQNGRVDGVLLSITAETTHYNYIQELITRGIPLVLFDRVCEDMLTTKITTNDFESSYLATKHLMDCGCHSIALLSASNSLAISKNRLAGYKQALTDRGRHFKENIVVECSKIEGKNYLLIKELLSRPDRPDGIMATVEKQATSIYQVCRELNLPIPEKVKVVGFSNLQSAAYLNPALTTITQPAFAMGKAAATSLFKALKRTNGSIVAESQVLSSVLHVRDSTCRL, encoded by the coding sequence ATGGAGAAAGTAACCATTAAAAAATTAGCGGAAGAGTTAAACCTTTCGGCATCTACTATTTCCCGGGCCTTGCAGGATAGCTACCAGATTGGCAGCCAGACCAAACAAAGGGTGCTGGAACGGGCGGCTCAACTTAACTACGTCCCGAATTACCACGCCAGCGGTTTACGAAAAAAAGTAAGTAAAACCATTGCTGTAGTTATTCCGGAAGTAGCCGATAGTTTTTTTGCGCAAGCCATAAACGGCATTGAAGCCGTGGCGCAGGATTCAGGATTTCACGTTTTAATCTACTTAACCCACGAAAGTAGCGCCAAAGAACAGGCTATTTTAAAAGAATTTCAAAACGGCCGGGTCGATGGCGTTTTACTTTCTATTACCGCGGAAACTACCCACTACAACTACATTCAAGAACTAATCACCCGCGGTATTCCTTTGGTTTTATTCGATCGGGTTTGTGAAGACATGCTCACCACTAAAATTACTACCAACGATTTTGAAAGCAGCTATTTGGCAACTAAACATTTAATGGACTGCGGCTGCCATTCTATTGCTTTATTATCGGCCTCGAACAGTTTAGCCATTAGTAAAAACCGATTAGCTGGTTACAAGCAAGCTTTAACTGATAGGGGAAGACATTTTAAGGAAAATATTGTTGTAGAGTGCTCTAAAATAGAGGGAAAAAATTATCTATTAATTAAAGAGTTGTTGAGCCGCCCGGACCGGCCCGATGGTATAATGGCGACCGTGGAGAAACAAGCTACCAGTATTTACCAGGTTTGCCGCGAGTTAAATTTACCGATTCCGGAAAAGGTAAAAGTGGTGGGTTTTTCTAATTTACAATCGGCGGCTTATTTAAATCCGGCCCTTACTACCATTACTCAACCCGCTTTTGCTATGGGAAAAGCCGCGGCTACCAGCTTATTTAAAGCCCTTAAAAGAACGAATGGAAGTATAGTTGCCGAAAGCCAGGTATTGTCTTCGGTTTTGCACGTCCGGGATTCCACGTGCCGTCTTTAA
- a CDS encoding inositol oxygenase family protein: MNLAEKDALNPLESLEEWEENLLDRYPDPEEIAQGKATEAYRNYEAPVRDTVKEFYRLNHRYQSYDFVLEKEKDFLRFDKKEMPVWDAFQFLNQLVDDSDPDTDLDQMQHLLQTSEAIRADGHPDWMVMVGLMHDMGKVLCLFGEPQWAVVGDTFPVGCAFSDKIVYPEFFKDNPDSNDPRFNTKYGVYEPNCGLRNVHLSWGHDEYVYHMMKDYLPEPALYMLRYHSFYPQHRENAYDHLMDAHDHEMFKWVKLFNPYDLYSKNPTPPNWTELRPYYENLIAKYLPATLKF; this comes from the coding sequence ATGAACTTAGCCGAAAAAGACGCCTTGAATCCATTGGAGAGCCTGGAAGAGTGGGAAGAAAATTTACTGGACCGTTATCCGGACCCGGAAGAAATTGCCCAAGGTAAAGCCACCGAAGCCTACCGGAATTACGAAGCTCCCGTGCGCGATACCGTAAAAGAATTTTACCGGCTCAATCACCGATACCAGAGCTATGATTTTGTGCTGGAGAAGGAGAAAGATTTCTTACGCTTCGATAAGAAAGAAATGCCGGTTTGGGACGCTTTCCAGTTTTTAAACCAACTGGTAGATGATTCCGACCCTGATACCGATCTGGACCAAATGCAGCATTTACTGCAAACTTCCGAAGCTATTCGCGCCGATGGGCACCCGGATTGGATGGTAATGGTGGGCTTAATGCACGATATGGGTAAGGTGCTTTGCTTATTCGGCGAACCTCAGTGGGCGGTAGTGGGGGATACCTTTCCGGTAGGCTGCGCATTTTCCGATAAAATTGTTTACCCGGAATTTTTCAAAGACAATCCGGATAGTAATGACCCAAGATTTAATACCAAATACGGCGTTTATGAACCTAATTGCGGTTTGCGGAATGTGCATTTATCCTGGGGGCACGATGAATATGTGTACCACATGATGAAAGATTATTTACCGGAACCAGCTTTATACATGCTCCGCTATCACTCCTTTTACCCACAACACCGCGAAAACGCCTATGACCACTTAATGGACGCGCACGATCACGAAATGTTTAAATGGGTAAAATTATTTAACCCTTACGATTTATACTCAAAGAATCCAACCCCACCTAATTGGACGGAACTTCGTCCTTATTACGAAAATCTGATAGCCAAATACTTACCGGCAACGCTTAAATTTTAA
- a CDS encoding beta-N-acetylhexosaminidase, with product MIKKVFLFVVLSWFGLFWAHAQTKEIPVDNLGLVPLPLEVKAYEGKFTLPAKVVIAAKTADEQNVAGFLKDYFTVLGKVATVTADANLATIKLKISAVTDKNPEGYQLTVDQSGASITASAGPGLFYGAQTLMQLLPPKAQENVAIPYVRITDEPAFKWRGNMLDVARHFFPVAFVKKYIDNLATYKINTFHWHLTDDQGWRIEIKKYPKLTTISAFRNESLIGPQQLMKKPEDFKYDGQPHGGFYTQEEIKEVIDYAQKRYITIVPEIEMPGHSVSVLAAYPELACKPGPYQTRTLWGISEDIVCPSEQTFQFFEDVLTEVVQLFPGKYVHIGGDEAPKDRWRESNLVKDVMKKEKLKDVEKVQGWFNNRIEKFLLAKGKKLIGWDEILEGGISPKSTIMSWRGEKGGIEAARHGNEVVMSPASHLYLDHGQNPVPHSPVEPTMIGGYLPLEKVYSYNPLSSELTPAQHKFILGTQANLWTEYITIPEKVEYMLFPRILALSEVAWTPYAKKEYSNFLQRLGKQFPRLDAKKIMYRVPEPVGLDASKIVTQGDKAILTLSTLYPDAQIRYTLDGSVPNETSDVYTRPLAIPINRNIKVRTVTITPNGRHSVPAEVVIP from the coding sequence ATGATAAAAAAAGTTTTCCTCTTTGTCGTCCTTTCCTGGTTTGGTCTTTTCTGGGCCCATGCTCAAACCAAAGAAATTCCCGTTGATAACCTCGGCTTAGTTCCGTTACCTTTAGAAGTTAAAGCTTACGAAGGTAAATTTACTTTGCCCGCTAAAGTAGTAATTGCCGCCAAAACCGCTGACGAACAAAACGTAGCCGGATTTTTAAAAGATTATTTTACGGTACTGGGTAAAGTGGCTACCGTAACCGCCGATGCGAACCTGGCGACGATAAAATTAAAAATCAGCGCGGTTACGGATAAAAATCCCGAAGGGTACCAACTAACGGTAGACCAATCAGGAGCTAGTATAACAGCTTCGGCCGGACCTGGATTATTTTACGGCGCCCAGACGCTGATGCAGCTTTTACCGCCCAAAGCGCAGGAGAATGTGGCCATTCCGTACGTGCGCATCACCGACGAACCGGCTTTTAAATGGCGCGGCAACATGTTAGATGTAGCCCGGCATTTCTTTCCGGTAGCTTTCGTTAAAAAATACATTGATAACTTAGCCACATATAAAATCAATACCTTCCATTGGCACCTCACCGACGACCAAGGCTGGCGCATCGAAATTAAAAAATATCCTAAGCTAACTACCATAAGCGCTTTCCGGAACGAATCTTTAATTGGGCCGCAGCAATTAATGAAAAAGCCCGAAGATTTTAAATACGACGGCCAACCGCACGGTGGCTTTTACACCCAGGAAGAAATTAAAGAGGTGATTGACTATGCCCAGAAACGCTACATTACCATTGTACCGGAAATAGAAATGCCCGGCCATTCGGTATCTGTTTTAGCGGCTTATCCCGAGTTAGCTTGCAAGCCGGGACCCTATCAAACTCGTACTTTATGGGGAATTTCCGAAGATATTGTTTGTCCGTCGGAGCAAACTTTTCAGTTTTTTGAAGATGTGTTAACCGAAGTGGTGCAGTTATTCCCGGGTAAATACGTGCACATCGGCGGCGACGAAGCCCCCAAAGACCGCTGGCGCGAAAGTAACCTGGTAAAAGATGTTATGAAAAAAGAAAAACTGAAAGATGTAGAAAAAGTGCAGGGTTGGTTTAACAACCGCATCGAAAAGTTCTTACTGGCTAAAGGCAAAAAATTAATTGGTTGGGACGAGATTCTGGAAGGTGGTATTTCTCCTAAATCTACAATTATGAGTTGGCGGGGCGAAAAAGGCGGCATTGAAGCCGCCCGCCACGGCAATGAAGTGGTGATGTCGCCGGCCTCGCATTTGTACTTAGATCACGGGCAGAACCCCGTTCCGCATAGCCCAGTAGAGCCTACGATGATTGGCGGTTATTTGCCTTTAGAAAAAGTGTACAGCTATAATCCGCTATCCAGCGAATTAACCCCAGCGCAGCATAAATTTATTCTGGGTACCCAAGCCAACTTATGGACCGAGTACATTACCATCCCGGAAAAAGTAGAATACATGTTATTCCCGAGAATTTTAGCGCTATCGGAGGTAGCCTGGACACCCTACGCAAAAAAAGAGTATTCAAACTTCCTGCAACGCTTGGGTAAACAATTCCCGCGGCTTGACGCTAAAAAAATAATGTACCGGGTACCGGAACCAGTAGGATTAGATGCAAGTAAAATCGTAACGCAAGGCGACAAAGCTATTCTTACCCTTTCTACGCTCTATCCCGATGCTCAGATCCGGTATACTTTGGATGGCTCCGTTCCGAACGAAACCTCGGATGTTTACACCAGACCTTTAGCTATTCCCATTAACCGAAATATAAAAGTTAGAACGGTAACCATTACGCCTAATGGCCGCCATAGTGTACCGGCTGAGGTAGTAATTCCTTAA